The Mycolicibacterium aurum genome segment TCAACATTCACGAGGCCATCGAGACCATCGAGGCGGCGGCGGTGGACCTGACCAAGGACGGCACCAGCCTCGTCACGATCGGCGGCGACCACACGATCGCCCTTCCGCTGCTGCGGGCCGCTGCCGCCAAGCACGGGCCGGTCGCGCTCGTGCACTTCGATGCGCACCTGGACACCTGGGACACCTACTTCGGCGCCGAGTACACCCACGGCACGCCATTCCGCCGCGCGGTCGAGGAGGGCATCGTCGACACCGAAGCGCTCTCCCATGTCGGGATCCGCGGGCCGCTCTACGGCAAGAAGGACCTCGAAGACGACCGCCGCTTCGGGTTCGGCATCCTCACGTCGTCCGACGTGTATTACCAAGGCGTACGCGAGATCGTCGACCGGCTGCGCCAGCGTCTGGGCGACCGGCCCGTCTACGTCTCGATCGACATCGATGTCCTCGATCCAGCGCACGCGCCCGGCACCGGCACGCCGGAGGCGGGTGGCATGACCAGCCGCGAACTGCTCGAGATCCTGCGCGGATTCCGGGGGCTCAACCTGATCGGCGCCGATGTCGTGGAGGTGTCACCGGCCTACGACCACGCCGAGCTCACCGGAGTGGCCGCCTCGCATGTCGCCTACGACCTGGTGTCGCTGCTGGCGATGCGTTCGGAGGCCCGCACATGAGCCGGACCGGTGCCGACGTTGCCGTCGAAACGCTGACCGCACTGGGCGTCTCGCATGTGTTCGGCATTCCGGGCCAGAACGCACTGGCACTGTTCGACGCCATCCGGCGTAGTGACCTGACCTTCGTCAGCTCACGGGTGGAGAACAACTCGGCCTTCGGCGCCGACGGGTACGCCAGGGCCACCGGCGAGGTCGGTGTGCTGTTCCTGTCGACCGGGCCGGGCGCGTTGACCGCACTCGGTGCCCTGCAGGAGGCGTACGCGACGGGTGTACCGCTGATCGTGATCGCCAGCCAGGTGCCGCGCGCCGGGTTGGGGCTGCGCCGGGGCATGCTGCATCAGCTCGACGACCAGCAACGCAGCGCCGTCAATGTCACGAAAAGCACTGCTGTCGCACGTAACTCCGCCGAGATTCCGTCGCTGCTGGCGGATGCGTGGTCGTTGGCCCAGTCCGCGCCCGCCGGGCCGGTGTGGGTGGAGATCCCGCAGGACGTCCTGGAGGAGGACACCACGGCGCCGCCGGTGTCGTCGGTGATCACCGACGTCGCTGCGCGGCGGCCGCGGGCCGAGCTGGTCGACCGCGCCGCGGAATTGCTGCAGTCCGCCGAGCGCCCGGTGATCCTGGCCGGTGGGGGAGTGCGGCGCTCGCCGGGTGGCCCCGAAGCGTTGGTGACCCTGGCGGAACTGCTTGACGCACCGGTGGTGTCGACCGTCGGTGGGAAGGGGGCGATCCGGTTCGATCATCCGCTGTCGGCCGCCTCGTGGATCGAGGACCGATACACGACGGCCCTGCTCGAGGACGCCGACGTGCTGCTCGCGGTCGGCACCGCGATGGGCGAGGTGACGTCCAACTACTTCACGTTCGCCCCGCGGGGCCACATGATCCACATCGACGCGGAGCGGCGCGTGCTGGAGGCCAACCATCCCGCGCTGGCCGTGCACGCCGACGCCGCGCAGGCGCTGACGGCCATCGGCACGCGGCTGACGCGCCGCACCGGGAACGGAGCGGCTATTGCCCGCGACCTTCGTCGCGCAGTTCAGGAGCGGCTGGCCGGGCAGGCATGCGATGCGGAGCTGGCATTGATGCGTGATCTGCGGGCTTCCGTTCCCGCTGCGGCACAAACCTTCTGGGACATGACGATCGCCGGCTACTGGGCGTGGTCGGCCTGGGATCCC includes the following:
- the speB gene encoding agmatinase, producing MTSPLGPIDASKTPRFAGPATFARLPRLDQVPRADVAIVGVPFDSGVSYRPGARFGPTHVRESSRLLRPYHPALDVSPFEVAQVVDAGDIAVNPFNIHEAIETIEAAAVDLTKDGTSLVTIGGDHTIALPLLRAAAAKHGPVALVHFDAHLDTWDTYFGAEYTHGTPFRRAVEEGIVDTEALSHVGIRGPLYGKKDLEDDRRFGFGILTSSDVYYQGVREIVDRLRQRLGDRPVYVSIDIDVLDPAHAPGTGTPEAGGMTSRELLEILRGFRGLNLIGADVVEVSPAYDHAELTGVAASHVAYDLVSLLAMRSEART
- a CDS encoding thiamine pyrophosphate-binding protein gives rise to the protein MSRTGADVAVETLTALGVSHVFGIPGQNALALFDAIRRSDLTFVSSRVENNSAFGADGYARATGEVGVLFLSTGPGALTALGALQEAYATGVPLIVIASQVPRAGLGLRRGMLHQLDDQQRSAVNVTKSTAVARNSAEIPSLLADAWSLAQSAPAGPVWVEIPQDVLEEDTTAPPVSSVITDVAARRPRAELVDRAAELLQSAERPVILAGGGVRRSPGGPEALVTLAELLDAPVVSTVGGKGAIRFDHPLSAASWIEDRYTTALLEDADVLLAVGTAMGEVTSNYFTFAPRGHMIHIDAERRVLEANHPALAVHADAAQALTAIGTRLTRRTGNGAAIARDLRRAVQERLAGQACDAELALMRDLRASVPAAAQTFWDMTIAGYWAWSAWDPRDGQFHSAQGAGGLGFAFPAAVAAAIGTGRRTFAVSGDGGAMYSIAELATARQHDADVTWLIVDDGGYGILREYMTDAFGQATATELSRPDFVSLATSFGVPAQRATLDGVGEALAGTFATRGPAVVVLPALLRMFPPT